TATCACCGAGTGGGCCTGAGTCTTGCAATAAGGGGCCTACGACCGATTGCACAGCAAAATTATCCTTACGGAAGATCCTTTTAATGAGTGCATCTATTGACTCATTAAAAATCTCGACGGTCTGGATAAAAAAACCTCGAACGGTTGGGGATTGTTGCAATCGTTCAAGAATGTCTGTTTCGTTTAATTCTTCGCTCATTACGTCTTCTAATTGTTTTAGGAGCCTAAGGTTAGGCTCCTAAATTGGGGCGTTTATAATTGTTGGTATAGTTTTTCAATCTTTTGAATTTCAACGCTATTTTCGTCAAGGCCAGTATAATGCGCTAATGCTTTTTTAATGCCTTGATCTTGAATAGCCTTTTGTAACTCAACCGCTTGAGGGTCGGTATCATTACGGTATTTACAAGCGGCTGCAACGCCTTTTAATAACGCGCCATTTTCAGTGCCATACTCGATGGTGCCAAGTAAAGGCTTGATTAAGCGATCGTTAGCCCCTAGTTTACGTAGTGGTTGGCGTCCAACGCGATCCACTTCATCGACTAAATATGGGTTGGCAAAGCGGCCTAGAATTTTATTGATGTAAGCGGCGTGCAATTCTCGGTCAAATTGGTAGCGTTGAATTAATACTTCACCACTCTCAAACATCGCTTGTTTTACATCAAAATAAATCTCTGGATCTTCGATGGCTTCACGGATGGTTTTATGTCCTTTTAAGCAACCAAGGTAAGCCGTAATACAGTGACCCGTATTTAAGGTAAACAGTTTACGCTCAACAAAAGCCATCAAATTGTTCGTTTTTTCCATGCCTTCAATATTAGGCACTTCGCCTTTAAATTGGCTCTCATCCACAATCCATTCGCTAAAGCTTTCTACGGTTACTTCAAGTGGATCATCGTTCGCCGCTTCAGCAGGGGGAACAATACGGTCAACGGCTGAATCTACAAAGCCAATTAGCTCATCGGTTTTGCTGTGCAGACTTTCATCTAGATATTTATACACTTCGCCTTTTAGGTGAGTGGTGCCGCGTACCATATTCTCACAAGCGATGATATTTAGTGGTTTTTCGTTGCCGCTTTCAAAACGTTTTGTGATGCCGGCCGCAATGGTTTTTGCAATGATATCTAAGACGTTAGGGCCAACGGCTGTGGTCACTAAGTCAGTATGCACAATGCGGTCAATCACATCATCACTGGCAGAGTTTACCGCAGTCACATGACTAACTGTATCTATTTGACAATTTGCGCCAACAACTTTGACTTTGTATTCTTGCTTATGGCTGATTTGATCGACTAATGGGGCATTAACATCCGCAAAGGTAACTTGGACATCGGCATCAGAAAGTAGTTTGCCAATAAAGCCACGACCGATATTGCCTGCACCGAAATGAACTGCATTTTTCATAATAAATTCCTACGATTATCAATTAAAAACTGGGTTAGGTGAGGCTTGATGTTATAGGGAACACCAAACCTCTTTTTCCACAAATTAGGCGGCTTGATTGCTTTGCAAAATCTCGAGTACTTCTTCGACGTCGGTCGTTGAAGTAAGCTTGTCAATGGCCTCTGGGTCATCTAACGCATTGGTGATCGTAGTGATTACTTGAATATGTTCATCATTTTTAGCCGCGATACCTATAACGAGTTTTGCAACTTCATCATCATCTTCGCCAAATTGAACACCGGCAGGGTATTGGCAAATAATGATGCCTGTTTTGATGACGCGATCTTTCGCTTCGACTGTACCGTGTGGAACCGCAATGGATTCACCAAGGTAAGTTGGAACTAATTTTTCACGTTCAAACATCGCATCGACGTATTCTGGTTCGGCATAACCCAGTTCAACCAATTTGTTGCCCGCAAAGCGAATCGCTTCTTCTTTATTGGCTGCGGTTAATCCTAAGCAGATGTTTTTACGTTCAATGCTGAAAACGGATGGGTTTTGTTCTTCATAGCTGTCGTCATTGGCCGCTAAGATAGAGACTTTAACGGCTTGGTTGTCATTGGCTGCGTCTGGGCGTTGTGCCGAAAGCAGTTGAGTGACCAGTTGGTTGTACATTTCACTATCGAGGAAATTGACCAGTGAGATGTGGTGTGCATTTGGCGCGTGTTTACGAGCACGGTCAGTTAAATCTTTATGAGTGATCACGATGTCGACTCCTTCTGGCAAATTATTGATAGCAAGGTTGGTCACTTGGATATCCAGACCGGCTTGTTGAACCTTTTTACGTAGTAAGCTTGCGCCCATTGCGCTTGAGCCCATACCAGCGTCACAAGCCACGATAATGCTACTTACATTGGCCATATCAATTTGGTTGTTTGAAGAGCTTGCGTTTTGACCTTTCGCATTGGCTTTCATGTTTTGCATTTCTGCGGTGGCTTTATCTAGAGCGGCTTCATCACCATCTTCTTCAGTTGTGCGTTGTGATTTCATTAAGACAACGGCAACGGCGAAGGACACGAGAGTAGCGGCTAATACTGAGCTCACCACACCAAGCAAAGAGCTGCTTGGAGTCAGCAACAAGATTGCGAAGATAGAACCAGGAGATGCAGGAGAAACGATACCGGCATTAAAGGTGATGAGAACAAATACACCTGTCATACCACCAGCAATTGCAGCTAAGATTAAACGCGGGTTCATCAAGATGTATGGGAAATAAATCTCGTGAATACCACCAAAGAAATGGATGATAGACGCACCACCTGCGGTTTGTTTTGCCGTACCTTTACCAAAGAACATGTAAGCCAATAAGATGCCTAAGCCTGGACCTGGGTTTGATTCAATTAAGAAGAAGATAGATTGGCCAGTTTCTGCCGCTTGTTGAATACCTAGTGGCGAGAAAATACCGTGGTTGATAGCGTTATTTAAGAATAGGATTTTCGCAGGTTCAACAAAGATAGATGTCAGTGGTAATAAATGGGCGTTAACTAAAAAGTGAACACCAGACGCCAACGTGGTTGATAATACTTTCACAAAAGGACCAATCAGCATAAAGGCGATGATCGCACAGATCATACCGATAATGCCGGCTGAGAAGTTATTGACTAACATTTCAAAGCCGCTTTTGACTTTGCCTTCAACACGTTTATCGAACGCTTTGATTGCCCAGCCACCCATAGGACCAACAATCATGGCACCCATGAACATTGGAATATCGGTTCCGGCAATCACACCCATTGTTGTGATGGCACCAACAACCGCACCACGCTCACCACCGACTAATTTACCACCGGTATAACCGATCAGTAACGGTAGGAGGTACGTGATCATCGGGCCAACCATTGAAGCTAGCGTTTCATTTGGTAGCCAGCCAGTTGGAATGAATAAGGCAGTAATAAACCCCCATGCGATAAACGCACCGATGTTAGGCATTACCATGTTAGAGAGGAAACGACCAAAATTTTGTATCTTGATCTTAGCATCTGGTGATATCATAACGACTCCCGTCTGATGTTCTTAATTTATTTTTTTGTGGTAACGGTCCGCGAAAACCGTATTTAGTTGCTTAGTACCCAATCAATTTACCACACAATTTTAAATAAGAACTGATGACGGGTTTTTTGTGAGCAAGATCACGATTTACCCCTGTTTTGTTCAATTTTATGCGATCTACTTTGCATTAATTCACTGTAATTTCCTTACAAATCGTTAATTTCAATTTAACGTCAATTTTTATTGTGATCTGAATCACAAAACACCTCGAAGCCAGCATTATATATTTTGTGATCAACATCACTAATTAGCTATTAACTAACCTCCGGCTAAATTTTAGGGTGATCTGCGTCACTATGGTTAATTTATTTTACATAGTGAAATAATTTGTGAACAAATGTGGTTTATAAAGTGTAGTTTTATTTCAATTTGATTATTGAGATGAATATGTTGATAAGCGTGATTTTGGCAGTGTATATCGCATAAAAAAATCCCTGCTCTTTAGGGAAAAAGCAGGGAGTGGCTTATTATGATGCGAATCAGAAGCACAAAAGTCATAACACTTAGGTTAACGACTCTTTAAATTGTAGAACGAGTTGCTCAATTGTGGATGTGAATATTCTGTGACCTTATGGGATTGGTATCGTGATCAATATTGATGAAACTTACCGCTTTGGTAATCGTTTATCGCTTGATGAATTTCATCCATGGTGTTCATGACAAATGGTCCATAATGAACAACGGGTTCATCAATCGGCTGCCCGGCAAAAATCAACAATCCGGTTTCGCTTGTCGCTTCAAGTAGCAGTTCGTCGTGATAGCTGACTGGATTATGACTGGTTACTGAGCTAGGGCTTGTTGCAGGTAATAGCGCAAAGTCCGATTGTTTGAGCGTTTTACCCAACACCTTTGCACTGCCTTTATACACATAAATCATGGCATTATGCTGACAAGGCACCTTCAGCTGGATCTGACTACCTAATTGCGCTTTCCAGTCGGCAACGGTGGCGGGAACCCCTGTATCGGTGAGTGGGCCTTGCCAAACCTGACCATTGATGTCGAGTTCACCTGCCATTACTCGGATTAGGTTATGTGGCTCAAGCGTGACTTCTGTTATTGTTTCAGGCTGAAAATCCACATATTTAGCCGGTTGCATTTTGTCGCGTGCCGGTTGGTTTATCCAAATCTGAAAGCCATGCAATTGCCCTTCTTCCATAATTGGCATTTCACTGTGGATCACACCTTGTCCGGCTGCCATCCATTGCGCTCCACCACTGCGTAACTCTCCGATATTGCCCATGTGATCTTGGTGCTGAAAATGCCCATTCATCATATAAGTTAAGGTTTCAATACCACGGTGAGGATGAGGAGGGAAACCACCCACATAATCTTTTTTATCGTCAGCCTTCAACTCGTCCATCATAAGGAAGGGAGAAAAATGCCGATTATTAAAACCCGCAATACGTTGAATTTTCACCCCATCGCCATCGGATGTGGGTTGAGATTGCATCACCAGACGAACCTCACGAATCGCTGTTGCAGTCATAGTCACCTCGCTCATTGTGTTAGCAGTGATACTGTTTAATCTGTGTCACCGTTTAATCTGTGATGTAAGGAGTGTAACCAAGATAATCGTAAACAAGAGCGACAGCGGTACATCAACTTGTTCGAAAAATTTGAATGAGTGCAGGTAGGCCATGAAAAGGCAATGTTAAAGAGATGTGTTATTGACCATTGATTCAGTAATAGAAATGACATAGTTTAACAAGAGATAACTCTCCTGTATTAATAGCTTGTGAGCGTTTTTAACCATTAGAAACATTCTAGGTCTATCACCAGATAAACCAGTCAAGCCGTTAATTAATAAGGTGTGAAGGATTTCACCAAAGCGTCATTCGTAACGCAATCTTGGAAATAAACGAGAATAATAAAGTATCAAAAGGAATTGCCATGTCGATTATTCAAGCTGCCAACCCCCAAATGCCTGTTTGTAAGGCGCTGACTTCGTTCGCGTTAATCGCCACTCTTGCTAGTGGTGTTGCTGATGCGGCAGAGAAGTCAATCACCGTAGGAGCATTGCGCTTTACGAGCCATGCGGCCACGTTTGTAGCGGTTGAAAAAGGCTATTTCAAACAACAAGGTTTGGATGTTAAGCTGAAGTTTTTCCAAGCAGCGCAACCTATGGCAGTCGCAGTGGCTTCAGGAGATGTGGATTACGCCGTAACCGCTATGTCGGGTGGATTGATTTCATTAGCTGATAAAGGGGCAATCAAAGTGATTGGGGGTTCTTTGTCAGAAGATCCCAATATTGACGGTCAGAAAATTGTGGTCTCCAATAAAGCTTATGAGGCAGGTTTAACCGATCCTTCGAAATTGGATGGTAAAAGCTGGGCGATTTCTCAATCCGGTTCGTCATTTCATTATGTGGGTTCACAACTTGAGCAGCAAGAAGGTATCACTTTAAAATACAAGCCATTACAGAAAGTGGGTGCCATTATTGGTGCACTAAAAACTGGGCAAGTGGATGCTTGGTCTATCGTGCCTCATATTGCCAAACCATTAGCCGAAAGCGGCGCTATTCATATTATTGGTAATGTGTCGGATTTCTTACCCCATTATCAAGTGACTACCATCTTTACCTCGACCAAAAATGCCAAAGAAGAACGGGCACAAACTCAAGCGTTTTTAACCGCCTTAGCGCAAGGAGCGGCAGATTATAATGCGGCCATGATTGATAAAACGGACAGCCCGCAAGCAATGGTAAGCTTAATTCATCAATATATTTATACCGATCAACCCATCGAAAAAGCCGCTCCTAGCATTATTAATGGTTCGATGCGCTTAAATGCCGGTAATTATCTCAATATGAGCTCTCTACAAAGCCAACTGCATTGGTTACAAAAAGAGAAGATGGTCAAAGCAGATATTCAACTGAGCGATATTGTTGATACCAGCTATGTCAAAACAGTGAACGATTCAGGCGCTGAAAAATAAGGTTTAAGTGAATGAATTTAATCATTGAAAATCTCAGTCACCATTATGGCGAGATGCCGGTATTGCAAGACATCTCATTAGATATTCCTACCGGAAAAATTGTGTGTATTGTCGGCCCATCAGGATGCGGAAAATCCACATTATTACGCATGATTGGTGGCTTGGAGCAGGCCAGCTCAGGGCAGATCTTACAAGTGGGAGAACCTCCACAAGAGTGCTTAAATCCGCTGACTTATGTCTTTCAAGATTTTGCTCTGCTGCCTTGGCGTACGGTGGAAGGCAATATCAGTCTAGTGTTAGAAGATCATAAATTGAATAAACAACAACAAGCGTCGATCATTACCGATGTATTGAGTCGCACGAATTTAACGGATTTTCGTCAAGCTCTGCCCAAACAATTGTCTGGTGGCATGAAGCAGCGAGTGGCGATTGCGCGTGCGTTGGCGGTTAAACCGGCAGTGATGTTAATGGATGAACCGCTTTCAGCACTGGATAGCCAAACTCGTGAGCTGTTAATGGACGATTTAGTGAATCTGTGGAGTCATGCGCCTTTTACCGCAGTCTATGTGACTCACAATCTCAATGAAGCGGTGCGTTTAGGGCATAAAATTGTGGTGTTATCTCGTCGGCCGGGCTGCATTCATGAAGTCGTTAATATTGAGACGCCATTAAATGAAAGACACAACAGTGATCCGGCATTAGCAGAAAAACAAGCTTACTTATGGCAATTGATGCGTGAAGAAGCCATGGCGGCAGAAGGAGAGTTAATTGATGGATAAGCTTTCTGCAGGACACGTTGAGGCTGACCAATCTCACGTACACAACCAAACCCCAGTGCCATTTCGTGGTGGTGGTTTTGCCCCGCAAGCGAAACCTTGGGTTGGCTTTTTGGTGTTTGTTGCCTTGATTGCACTGTTAGAAATGGGGACTCGAAGCGGTGTCATTTCTTCATTGACCGTACCTCAACCTTCTAATGTTTGGCATACCTTTGTTGATTTATATCAAAGTGGTCAGCTGTGGCAACAATTAATCCCCTCATTAACCCGCTTAGCGGTCGGCGCGACCATAGGTGTATTCTTGGGGATCAGCTTAGGCATCATGATTGGTTTGTTCTCATTGGCAAGAGCCGGTTTGGTGCCTTTGATTTCGGCGATTTTCCCGATTCCTAAAATTGCGTTATTGCCACTGTTTGTGATTTGGTTTGGTATTGATGAAGCGTCGAAATACGCTTTAATTGCCTTTGGAACATTTACCCCAACTGTAGTAGCAACTTATGGCGCGGTAGATAATGTCGATCGTTCATTGATTCGCATGGGGCAAAGCTTTTCCATGTCGTGGTTTTCGATTGTGCGCAAAATTGTATTGCCGGGAGCCATGCCGGGAATTTTATCAGGCTTACGAGTGAGTCTTGCCATCGCCATTATTTTATTGGTCGCTGCAGAAATGCTGGGCGCAGAATACGGCATTGGAGCGTATATTCTTGAGGCGGGTTCTCTGTATGACTTAGAACGTTTATTTACAGGGGTGGCAATTTTATCGCTCTTAGGTGTCATGATCAGTTTCATCATAACGCAAATAGAAAAGCACCTGTTGAAGTGGCGATAAACTTCAACTGAGGTTAATAAACCTCAGCTGCGGATAACTAGAAGTCACTCAATACAGCTCTTTGGGCGTCTAACTTCGTTAAAATCAACGCAATAGGCCAGCTATTGACTTATGATTTTGCCTTGTTAGCCATCCCAAATTGCAATATTGAGAGAAAGTAATCAACCCTATGTACCTGATGGATTTTTTATCTTTTATATATCATAAGGTTAGACTTGTTATTGTGACACTCTTATCCGCAGTTGAGGTTAATAACTTTCTTTATCTGAACGGGAATATTCAAGCGATAAAAAAGAGGCCACTTCACAAGATGTGGCCTCTTTAACATGTTAGCTTTAGTCAGTAACGATTATTGGTAATACGCTTCTACTGTGCCTTTAAGTTTGATCAGCATTGGGTTGCCAAAGCGATCTTTTGCTTTTGGAGAGGCAATTTTTACCCAACCTTCGCTAATGCAGTATTCTTCTACATCGGTACGTTCTTTGCCGTTAAAACGGATACCGATTGGGTATTCAAAGCATTCAGCCACATAGTGTGGGCTGCGTGGATTGCCTGCTAGGTGATCCGGTAATGCTGGCTTTTGGTTAGTCTCGCTCATGGTCATTGCCTATGTTTTATTATAAAGGGAAATCAAAGAGCGCCATTGTAGACAAGGGAAGCGGTTGGCTCAAGGTCGAAATGATGCCTTACACTGAAAGACGGCATCAAGTGCTCATACCAACCCGACTCCGTCGCCTTTAAGAGCAATAATTTCATGCGTTTCCTATTGTGAAGGTGGTAAAGGTGAGGTTGCTTCATCCACCAAATACAAAATGGATTGATAGGGAATACCACTATGATGTGATAAGCCAATTTCACAGGTTAAGCTATTACTAAATCCACGGCTACAATGAGTTGGCACTTGTGGTTTGAGTGGGGCCAGCGCCGCCGCATTGAGCTCAGGAGTATTAAACCCTTTGTCACCTGCCCAGCCACAACATTGAATGTGTTGTGGCACCACTACCGTTTTAGCACATTGCTTCGCCAGCGTTAACATGGTATCAGCGAGACCTAAGGTTCGAGTGCTACAGGTAATATGCAGCATGACGGTTTCATTAAGTGGCGTGAAGTGGAGATAAGGCGTGAGATGCTTCATCACAAATTCAGAAGGCTCAAACACCGACATAGGCTTACTAAATTGTTCTAAGCTTTGTTTAGCGCACGGGCTGGTATCCATTAAAATAGGGTACAAACCTTGGTGACTGGCTTGCCAAAGTTTCTCTTCTAATTGATTGGCTTTGCTATCACCTAATTCGTCAAACCCTTTGCTCTTATAAGGCATACCACAACATTGAGCGCTTAAATTTTTAGGCAAAATGATATCAAAGCCAGCTTTTTTGAGTAGCGACATGGTTACTTTGGTGAGCTCGGCGGCGCCACTATTGGAGCCGGCAGTGCGGCTGATGCAAGAGGGAAAATACACCACTTTGCGATGCTGGACATCGGCAATTTTGAAACGATCTTGGGCGGCTCTTTTTTGGGTGTCCATCGGCAGTTTATGGTGATTACCATCGGGGATTTCAGGAAGCCAAAGTGGCACTCGCTGTCTGCTGAGTTGACGAATCCCAGTGCTGACACCAGAGAGAACCCGCGGTCCTACCAATTTGCGCAGAATATGATTGATCTTGAGGCCCGTTTGAAGGGTGCTGGTGGTGCGAGCAAAGTGTTCGTGTGTCCAGCGGGCAATTAAAGGGGCTTGTGGGTATTGTTGGCGGCGCAATTTTTTGATTAAGTCACCGGTATTAATGCCGACCGGACAACGCTGCTCGCACAGTCCTGTTGCCGCGCATGTTTCAATACCTTGGTAATGAAAGAGCTTTTCTAATTCTGAGGCACTGGCTTTGCCGTCACGTTTTTGCTGTTGTAACTCTCGATACAGAACAATGCGTTGGCGAGGCGAGAGACTTAAAGTGCGAGAAGGGCATACCGCTTCACAAAAGCCACATTCGATACAGCGATCAACCAAGTCATCGGCTTGTGGCATCGGTTTGAGATGGGTTAAATGGGCATCCGAATCGTTATTAATGATCACGCCTGGGTTGAGCAAACCTTGTGGATCAAACAGGCGCTTAATTTCTTGCATTAAGCGATAGCCTTGTTTACCCCACTCCAATTCCACATAAGGGGCCATATTGCGGCCCGTGCCGTGTTCGGCTTTCAGTGAACCTTGATATTTGACCGCCACCAGTTGAGTGACGTCATCCATAAATTGGCCATAACGCTCAATTTCTTTTGGGTCTTCAAAGCCTTGAGTGAAGACAAAGTGCAGGTTGCCATCTAACGCATGACCAAAAATGATGCCCTCATCGTAACCATATTGCTCAAAGAGTTGCTGTAATTCGCGCACGCCTTGCGCCAAGTGTTCGACGGGGAAGGCCACGTCTTCAATAATGACCGTAGTGCCTGCTTCTCGTACTGCGCCAACGGCCGGAAAAAGCCCTTTACGAATATTCCATAAGTTCGCAACGATATTTGGATCGCGAGTAAAAGACACCGACTGAATAATATTGAATGGTTGAACTCGCGCTAAAATCGCATCACATTGAGCGTGCAGTGCGTGCTCATCGGTGGCATGAGATTCAATGAGTAACGCCGCCGCTTCGAGATCGAGTTGTGTGATAAAACTGGGCATGCCCGGCTTGTTGGCTATCGAGCGTAAAGAACGTCCATCCATCATCTCAACCGCAGCCACATGGGTATTGGCAAGTGCGCTCACTGCTTGGCTGGCTTGTTCAATATCTGCAAACACCAGCAAGGCAGACGCTTTATGTTGGTGGTCTTCAACGGTGTGATAAGTGATGTCGGCAATAAAGCCTAATGTGCCTTCAGAGCCGATCATCAAATGTTGAATGATCTGAATAGGATCGCTGAAATCGACCAAAGCATTAATGGCATAGCCTGTGGTATTTTTGAGGCGATATTTGTGCTGAATTAAGTGTGCCAGTTCGTGATCGGCTTTGGTTTGTTCTGCCAGTTCGGCAATTTGCGCAAGGAATTTAGGATGCAGATTTTTAAACGATTGAATGCTGCTTGGATTACCGGTATCTAAAATACTGCCATCAGAAAACGCAATTTTCATGCTCTCTACGGTTTGATAGGAGTTTTGCGCAGTCCCGCAACACATGCCACTGGCATTATTAGCGGCAATTCCGCCAATTTTACAGGCATTAATGGACGCTGGATCGGGGCCGATTTTTCGTCCGAATGGTGCAAGATATTGGTTAGCATCTGCTCCTATGACCCCAGGTTGTAAAGAAATACGCTGTCCATTTTCATGGATATGATAGTCACGCCAATCATCGGTTAAGGTGATTAATACTGAGTCAGAAATTGCTTGCCCGGATAAACTCGTGCCTGCTGCCCGGAAGGTAAATGGCAGTTCTAATGTGCGGCAGCAGCGCATGGTATAGAGCACTTCTTCAAGATCTTTGAGCCGTAATACGATTTTGGGTATTAAGCGATAAAAGCTGGCATCTGTGCCATAAGCTAAACATTGATCGTGTTGAGTGATGATACGAGAGGCGTCGATTCTCTTGGCCAAGGCGTGCGCTAGTTGCGAGTAAATATCCATACTTCCTGCTTCTCATTGTCTCAGTAAGAGATCTTTATTATCAATATATTATCGAATTGAATTCAGTATAGAGCGTGTTGAATATAACCTAAAGTCATGAGCGGATAATTTGTCGTGAATGTCTGTTTATCCAGCAACATTGGTGCGTCATTAATTCGTGTGTCATGACGGTAGCGAGATAACACAAAAAGGCAGCACACGGCTGCCTTGTTGTCATCAGTTATGCAAAATTTATAGCGTAATTAACACGTCTTCTGCGGCTAAACGAGATTTTGGCAGCTTAGCATTGTAGTCTTCCACGGCGTCATGATAGCCAATTGCTAGAGCAACATGACATTCATAACCATCTAATTCTGCAGCAAATTCTTTCCCTATTAGCTCGGAGTCAACGCCTTCCATAGTGGTGGAATCAATGCCTAAACGCGCCAAAGTGTGCAGTGCATTTCCTAAAGCAAGGTAGGTTTGAGATTTAGTCCAACCGTCATTAAAACCTTGTTCATTGGTGTTTAAATCGACGAAAGCAAAGGCCCCAAAGGCTTGTTGTTTTTCTTCAGGCTTATTACGGCCATCGGCGATGCCTTTATCGATCACTTTTTCATAATCGGCTTTGGTGTATTGCAGCTTGTGAGCAAACAAAATAATGTGCGAGGCAGTTGTTGCATGCGGCTGATTAAATTGGAATTTATTTGCAAAAGTTTGGTGGAAGCGTTGTTTAGCTTCATCGGATTCTAAAACTACAAATTTCCAAGGTTGCGAGTTAATCGAAGACGCCGATAGACGGATCGCATCGGTTAATGTTTGCATGTCTTCTGTTGAGACTTTTTTACTTGAGTCGTAACGTTTTGCAGTGTAGCGAGATTCTAAGTCTTTAATAATTTGGTTTGTCATGTCTATTCCTTAATGAGCAGCAAAATAAGCGCTTTTTTGATAATGACTATTGTATCAAGCGTGATCAAGTTCACACTGTGATTTATTTGATGGCTTTGTTCGAAAAATTTGTTCAAGCCAAATCGGGTGGTTAATTAATGAACACTTGAACAAGAAAAGAACTTAAATCACTCTAATAAAAATGAATTTCAGCTATTCTTTATACCCAAGTGGCCTAAAGATGCAGACTTCATATCTATCATCCAAGTCCTTAGGCAAGAAAAGATTTATGCGAAATGAGCACCTTTCAAGTAAATCTGATATCACAAAGACTAATTAAGTAGGGATTGCTTATGACGATGTATTCTTCCCCCCTTCGCTTATCGAGCGACAAGCTTTATCACCCTGCTGATCTGGAACAGCTGCCTTGTAAATCGACCAAAGACATTCTTCCTATTGATGAAATTGTCGGCCAAGAACGTGCGCAAAAAGCCGTGGAATTTGCCATGTCGATCAGAGACAAGGGCTATAACATTTATGCGACTGGGCAAAATGGTTTAGGCAAGCGAACCATGGTGCTGCGCTATTTAAATCGGCATAAACCGGATGATATGCAAGTGTTTGATTGGTGTTATGTCGCCAATTTTGAAGACATCCGTCGTCCAAAGGTATTGCGATTACCAAGTGGAGTAGGGAAAGCCTTTCGCTTGGATATGGACAAATTATTAACCAAATTAGTGAAAGCGATCCCGCTGGCATTTGATAACGAAGTGTATTTTTCGCGCTCGGAAAAGTTGAAAACTCAGCTCAATCAGAAACAACAATCGGCATTAGAAGAGATCAGTAAACAAGCCAAACAAAAAGGCGTGAGCTTAAGTATTACTTTGCAGGGCGATTACGAATTTATCGCCATGCAGAATGAGGAAGAAGTGCACACAGAGGAGTCGTTTTTAGAGCTGACTCAGAAAGAGCAAGAGACGTTTCATAAAACCATTGATGAGCTTGAAATCCAGTTACGCGGCATGATCCGTCAGTTGACAGAATGGGAAGAAGCCTTCAGCGAAAAAATGAAAAAACTCAATGATGAAACGGCGCTCGAAGTATTTGCTCATCTGATTAAAGATCTTAAAAAAAACTATTCTAAATACCCTGAGATTAAGCAGTATTTAACCGAAGTACAAAAAGATGTGGTTGAAAATGTTGACCAGTTCTTACAAGAGAGTAATGAGCAAAATGAGATTGCATCGGCCTCTTTAGACAGTAAATTGCCACGCCGCTATAGCATTAATGTGTTGGTGAGCCAGCCTGAAGATACCTTTCCTATAGTGGTGGAGGATAATCCTAA
This Vibrio aphrogenes DNA region includes the following protein-coding sequences:
- a CDS encoding pirin family protein, translating into MTATAIREVRLVMQSQPTSDGDGVKIQRIAGFNNRHFSPFLMMDELKADDKKDYVGGFPPHPHRGIETLTYMMNGHFQHQDHMGNIGELRSGGAQWMAAGQGVIHSEMPIMEEGQLHGFQIWINQPARDKMQPAKYVDFQPETITEVTLEPHNLIRVMAGELDINGQVWQGPLTDTGVPATVADWKAQLGSQIQLKVPCQHNAMIYVYKGSAKVLGKTLKQSDFALLPATSPSSVTSHNPVSYHDELLLEATSETGLLIFAGQPIDEPVVHYGPFVMNTMDEIHQAINDYQSGKFHQY
- a CDS encoding mannitol-1-phosphate 5-dehydrogenase, producing MKNAVHFGAGNIGRGFIGKLLSDADVQVTFADVNAPLVDQISHKQEYKVKVVGANCQIDTVSHVTAVNSASDDVIDRIVHTDLVTTAVGPNVLDIIAKTIAAGITKRFESGNEKPLNIIACENMVRGTTHLKGEVYKYLDESLHSKTDELIGFVDSAVDRIVPPAEAANDDPLEVTVESFSEWIVDESQFKGEVPNIEGMEKTNNLMAFVERKLFTLNTGHCITAYLGCLKGHKTIREAIEDPEIYFDVKQAMFESGEVLIQRYQFDRELHAAYINKILGRFANPYLVDEVDRVGRQPLRKLGANDRLIKPLLGTIEYGTENGALLKGVAAACKYRNDTDPQAVELQKAIQDQGIKKALAHYTGLDENSVEIQKIEKLYQQL
- a CDS encoding ABC transporter ATP-binding protein; protein product: MNLIIENLSHHYGEMPVLQDISLDIPTGKIVCIVGPSGCGKSTLLRMIGGLEQASSGQILQVGEPPQECLNPLTYVFQDFALLPWRTVEGNISLVLEDHKLNKQQQASIITDVLSRTNLTDFRQALPKQLSGGMKQRVAIARALAVKPAVMLMDEPLSALDSQTRELLMDDLVNLWSHAPFTAVYVTHNLNEAVRLGHKIVVLSRRPGCIHEVVNIETPLNERHNSDPALAEKQAYLWQLMREEAMAAEGELIDG
- a CDS encoding ABC transporter substrate-binding protein, translated to MSIIQAANPQMPVCKALTSFALIATLASGVADAAEKSITVGALRFTSHAATFVAVEKGYFKQQGLDVKLKFFQAAQPMAVAVASGDVDYAVTAMSGGLISLADKGAIKVIGGSLSEDPNIDGQKIVVSNKAYEAGLTDPSKLDGKSWAISQSGSSFHYVGSQLEQQEGITLKYKPLQKVGAIIGALKTGQVDAWSIVPHIAKPLAESGAIHIIGNVSDFLPHYQVTTIFTSTKNAKEERAQTQAFLTALAQGAADYNAAMIDKTDSPQAMVSLIHQYIYTDQPIEKAAPSIINGSMRLNAGNYLNMSSLQSQLHWLQKEKMVKADIQLSDIVDTSYVKTVNDSGAEK
- a CDS encoding PTS mannitol transporter subunit IICBA, giving the protein MISPDAKIKIQNFGRFLSNMVMPNIGAFIAWGFITALFIPTGWLPNETLASMVGPMITYLLPLLIGYTGGKLVGGERGAVVGAITTMGVIAGTDIPMFMGAMIVGPMGGWAIKAFDKRVEGKVKSGFEMLVNNFSAGIIGMICAIIAFMLIGPFVKVLSTTLASGVHFLVNAHLLPLTSIFVEPAKILFLNNAINHGIFSPLGIQQAAETGQSIFFLIESNPGPGLGILLAYMFFGKGTAKQTAGGASIIHFFGGIHEIYFPYILMNPRLILAAIAGGMTGVFVLITFNAGIVSPASPGSIFAILLLTPSSSLLGVVSSVLAATLVSFAVAVVLMKSQRTTEEDGDEAALDKATAEMQNMKANAKGQNASSSNNQIDMANVSSIIVACDAGMGSSAMGASLLRKKVQQAGLDIQVTNLAINNLPEGVDIVITHKDLTDRARKHAPNAHHISLVNFLDSEMYNQLVTQLLSAQRPDAANDNQAVKVSILAANDDSYEEQNPSVFSIERKNICLGLTAANKEEAIRFAGNKLVELGYAEPEYVDAMFEREKLVPTYLGESIAVPHGTVEAKDRVIKTGIIICQYPAGVQFGEDDDEVAKLVIGIAAKNDEHIQVITTITNALDDPEAIDKLTSTTDVEEVLEILQSNQAA